A genomic segment from Aegilops tauschii subsp. strangulata cultivar AL8/78 chromosome 1, Aet v6.0, whole genome shotgun sequence encodes:
- the LOC141031032 gene encoding uncharacterized protein produces MALREVARTGAHFTWTNKQLDPVRSVLDRVFMSPEWEMGYPLCTLVAETRIGSDHVPLVYSSGEDRLRRSPRFFFETAWFEMPGFEAVFKEKWLACVQQVGPQRGPMEFWNAVGGRLRASLKGWGANLGRMDKEHRASIMEEIARIDAQADARAFSEQEWAHRYALEGQVEALLRAEEEYWRRRSGLKWTLKGDANTKYFHAYANGCRRKCAILRLQTEQGLLLRQEDISRHIYDFYINLLGTSEAQGAGLRADVWEES; encoded by the coding sequence ATGGCCTTAAGGGAAGTTGCTAGGACGGGCGCGCATTTCACATGGACTAACAAGCAGCTCGACCCGGTCCGCTCGGTGCTTGATAGGGTGTTCATGTCGCCGGAGTGGGAGATGGGTTACCCGCTGTGTACGCTGGTCGCGGAGACCCGCATTGGTTCCGACCATGTCCCGTTAGTTTACTCCTCGGGGGAGGATAGGCTGCGGCGCAGCCCGCGTTTTTTCTTTGAAACGGCTTGGTTTGAAATGCCAGGTTTCGAGGCAGTCTTCAAGGAGAAATGGCTGGCGTGCGTCCAGCAGGTCGGACCCCAGCGTGGCCCGATGGAATTCTGGAACGCAGTCGGGGGACGACTCAGAGCGAGCCTCAAGGGGTGGGGCGCCAACCTAGGGAGGATGGACAAAGAGCATAGAGCCTCGATTATGGAGGAGATAGCCAGGATCGATGCTCAGGCTGACGCTCGGGCTTTCTCGGAGCAGGAGTGGGCTCATCGATATGCCCTTGAGGGGCAGGTCGAGGCGTTACTCCGTGCGGAGGAAGAATATTGGCGGCGGCGTAGTGGCCTAAAGTGGACGCTTAAGGGCGATGCCAATACCAAATATTTTCACGCCTACGCTAACGGCTGTCGTCGTAAATGTGCTATCCTCAGGCTACAAACGGAGCAGGGGCTCCTATTGCGACAAGAGGACATTTCTCGTCACATTTATGATTTCTATATCAACCTGTTGGGTACGAGCGAGGCCCAGGGAGCTGGCCTGCGCGCGGATGTGTGGGAGGAATCTTAA
- the LOC109784379 gene encoding E3 ubiquitin-protein ligase Os03g0188200-like: MSTPQSGGPSPATTAAAAETSKHWAPHGPMLTACLVSINVLMILLVFFYFWRFFSGKREPSSPGGADEEASSTDSSPATSPRASRRLRDPDQPDIPSSLPVSVFDSSSEAAGKAAADCAVCIVEFRDGDLARLLPRCGHRFHAACVDAWLHLHSTCPLCRASVVAPVPAAAEPKNDSKDDGPECPV; this comes from the coding sequence ATGTCAACGCCCCAGAGCGGCGGCCCGAGCCCAGCGACCACGGCGGCAGCGGCGGAGACGAGCAAACACTGGGCGCCGCATGGCCCGATGCTGACTGCCTGCCTCGTCAGCATCAACGTGCTCATGATCCTACTCGTCTTCTTCTACTTCTGGCGGTTCTTCTCCGGGAAGCGGGAGCCGTCATCCCCCGGCGGCGCCGATGAGGAGGCGTCATCGACCGACTCGTCTCCGGCGACCTCGCCGAGAGCGTCGAGGCGCCTGCGTGACCCCGACCAACCGGACATCCCGTCTTCCCTGCCCGTGTCCGTGTTCGACTCCAGCAGCGAAGCCGCCGGGAAGGCGGCGGCGGACTGCGCGGTGTGCATCGTGGAGTTCCGGGACGGCgacctggcgcgcctcctccctcgCTGCGGGCACCGATTCCACGCCGCGTGCGTGGACGCGTGGTTGCATCTACACTCCACGTGCCCGCTCTGCCGCGCCAGCGTGGTCGCCCCTgtgcccgccgccgccgagcccaaGAACGACTCCAAAGACGACGGCCCGGAGTGCCCGGTGTGA